From the Phyllostomus discolor isolate MPI-MPIP mPhyDis1 chromosome 7, mPhyDis1.pri.v3, whole genome shotgun sequence genome, one window contains:
- the NCKIPSD gene encoding NCK-interacting protein with SH3 domain isoform X1, which yields MYRALYAFRSAEPNALAFAAGETFLVLERSSAHWWLAARARSGETGYVPPAYLRRLQGLEQDVLQAIDRAIEAVHNAAMRDGGKYSLEQRGVLQKLIHHRKETLSRRGPSASSPAAITPSTSDHYLDSAAGRQPNGVCRAGFERQHSLPSSEYLGADRSLYQIPPQPRRAAPATPPPPVKRRDREALVASGSGGRNTTPSGGSSMSGGSSVSSTSLDTLYTGSSSSEPGPSGSPTPPPVPRRSTHTTVSQPQPPPSRVPAPEPPTEDVAADTPSAPDELEALGALSLETTEEKAAAETAVPRTIGAELMELVRRNTGLSHELCRVAIGVVVGHIQASVPAISPVMEQVLLSLVEGKDLSTALPSGQVCHDQQRLEVIFADLARRKDDAQQRSWALYEDEGVIRCYLEELLHILTDADPEVCKKMCKRNEFESVLALVAYYQMEHRVSLRLLLLKCFGAMCSLDAAIISTLVSSVLPVELARDMQTDTQDHQKLCYSALILAMVFSMGEAVPCAHYEHLGTPFALFLLSIVEDGLPSDTTEQLPDLCMNLLLALNLHLPAPDQNVIMAALSKHTNVKVFSEKLLLLLNRGDDPVRIFKHEPPPPHSVLKFLQDVFASPATASIFYHTDMMALIDITVRHIADLSPGDKLRMEYLSLMHAVVRSTPYLQHRHRLPDLQATLRRILAEEDASPQCQMDHMIVQEMCKEFPVLGEAPS from the exons ATGTACCGCGCGCTGTACGCCTTCCGCTCGGCGGAGCCTAACGCGCTGGCGTTCGCCGCGGGCGAGaccttcctggtgctggagcgCAGCAGCGCGCACTGGTGGCTGGCGGCGCGGGCGCGCAGTGGCGAGACGGGCTACGTGCCCCCCGCCTACCTGCGCCGCCTGCAG ggcctaGAGCAGGATGTCCTCCAAGCCATTGACCGGGCCATCGAGGCCGTGCACAATGCAGCCATGCGGGACGGTGGCAAGTACAGCCTGGAGCAGCGTGGAGTCCTCCA GAAGCTGATCCACCACCGGAAAGAGACTTTGTCGCGCAGgggcccctctgcctccagccctgCAGCTATAACCCCGTCCACAAGTGACCATTATCTGGATTCTGCTGCCGGGAGGCAGCCCAACGGGGTGTGTCGTGCTGGGTTCGAGCGGCAGCACAGCCTGCCCAGCTCTGAGTATCTTGGGGCAGACAGAAGCCTCTACCAG ATCCCTCCGCAGCCGCGCCGAGCAGCACCGGCCACACCCCCTCCGCCTGTGAAGCGCCGGGATCGCGAGGCCCTGGTGGCCTCGGGGAGCG GCGGCCGCAACACCACGCCCTCCGGGGGCAGCTCCATGTCCGGCGGCTCCTCAGTCAGCAGCACCTCCCTCGACACGCTCTATACTGGCTCCAGCTCGTCTGAGCCGGGCCCCAGCGGCTCCCCCACGCCCCCGCCTGTGCCCCGCCGCAGTACGCACACCACTGtgtcccagcctcagccccctccctccagggtGCCAGCCCCTGAACCCCCTACGGAGGACGTGGCGGCTGACACCCCCTCAGCCCCTGATGAGCTGGAGGCCTTGGGTGCGCTGAGCCTGGAGACCACGGAGGAGAAGGCAGCCGCTGAGACGGCCGTGCCCAGGACCATCGgggcagagctgatggagctcGTGCGGAGAAACACCGGCCTGAGCCACGAGCTGTGCCGTGTGGCCATTGGCGTCGTGGTGGGTCACATCCAGGCCTCTGTGCCAGCCATCTCGCCCGTCATGGAGCAGGTCCTCCTCTCACTGGTAGAGGGCAAG GACCTGAGCACTGCCCTGCCCTCGGGGCAGGTCTGCCACGACCAGCAGCGGCTGGAGGTGATCTTTGCAGACCTGGCTCGGCGGAAGGACGATGCCCAGCAGCGCAGCTGGGCCCTGTACGAGGACGAGGGTGTCATCCGCTGCTACCTGGAGGAGCTGCTGCACATCCTG acTGATGCAGACCCTGAAGTTTGCAAGAAAATGTGCAAGAGAAACGAGTTCGAGTCTGTCCTGGCCTTGGTGGCCTACTACCAAATG GAGCACCGGGTGTCActgcggctgctgctgctcaaGTGCTTCGGGGCCATGTGCAGCTTGGACGCGGCCATCATCTCCACGCTCGTGTCGTCTGTGCTGCCGGTGGAGCTGGCGCGGGACATGCAGACAGACACGCAGG ACCACCAGAAACTCTGTTACTCGGCCCTCATCCTGGCTATGGTCTTCTCCATGGGGGAGGCAGTGCCCTGCGCGCACTATG AGCACCTGGGCACCCCCTTCGCCCTGTTCCTGCTGAGCATCGTGGAGGACGGGCTGCCCTCGGACACCACGGAGCAGCTGCCGGATCTCTGCATGAACCTGCTCCTGGCGCTCAACCTGCACCTGccag CCCCCGACCAGAACGTCATCATGGCCGCCCTGAGCAAGCACACCAACGTCAAGGTCTTCTCCGAGAAGCTGCTCTTGCTCCTGAACAGAGGGG ATGACCCCGTGCGCATCTTCAAACacgagccgccgccgccgcactCGGTCCTCAAGTTCCTGCAGGACGTGTTCGCCAGCCCCGCCACGGCCTCCATCTTCTACCACACGGACATGATGGCGCTCATCGACATCACCGTGCGCCACATCGCGGACCTGTCGCCCGGAGACAAG CTGCGCATGGAGTACCTGTCCCTGATGCACGCCGTGGTCCGCTCCACACCCTATCTGCAGCACCGCCACCGGCTCCCCGACCTGCAGGCCACACTGCGGCGTATCCTGGCCGAGGAGGACGCCTCACCCCAGTGCCAGATGGACCACATGATTGTGCAAGAGATGTGCAAGGAGTTCCCGGTGCTGGGCGAGGCCCCCAGCTAG
- the NCKIPSD gene encoding NCK-interacting protein with SH3 domain isoform X2, giving the protein MSHPLPQTQLLLSRGLEQDVLQAIDRAIEAVHNAAMRDGGKYSLEQRGVLQKLIHHRKETLSRRGPSASSPAAITPSTSDHYLDSAAGRQPNGVCRAGFERQHSLPSSEYLGADRSLYQIPPQPRRAAPATPPPPVKRRDREALVASGSGGRNTTPSGGSSMSGGSSVSSTSLDTLYTGSSSSEPGPSGSPTPPPVPRRSTHTTVSQPQPPPSRVPAPEPPTEDVAADTPSAPDELEALGALSLETTEEKAAAETAVPRTIGAELMELVRRNTGLSHELCRVAIGVVVGHIQASVPAISPVMEQVLLSLVEGKDLSTALPSGQVCHDQQRLEVIFADLARRKDDAQQRSWALYEDEGVIRCYLEELLHILTDADPEVCKKMCKRNEFESVLALVAYYQMEHRVSLRLLLLKCFGAMCSLDAAIISTLVSSVLPVELARDMQTDTQDHQKLCYSALILAMVFSMGEAVPCAHYEHLGTPFALFLLSIVEDGLPSDTTEQLPDLCMNLLLALNLHLPAPDQNVIMAALSKHTNVKVFSEKLLLLLNRGDDPVRIFKHEPPPPHSVLKFLQDVFASPATASIFYHTDMMALIDITVRHIADLSPGDKLRMEYLSLMHAVVRSTPYLQHRHRLPDLQATLRRILAEEDASPQCQMDHMIVQEMCKEFPVLGEAPS; this is encoded by the exons ATGTCTCATCCTTTGCCACAAACACAACTGCTGCTTTCCCGG ggcctaGAGCAGGATGTCCTCCAAGCCATTGACCGGGCCATCGAGGCCGTGCACAATGCAGCCATGCGGGACGGTGGCAAGTACAGCCTGGAGCAGCGTGGAGTCCTCCA GAAGCTGATCCACCACCGGAAAGAGACTTTGTCGCGCAGgggcccctctgcctccagccctgCAGCTATAACCCCGTCCACAAGTGACCATTATCTGGATTCTGCTGCCGGGAGGCAGCCCAACGGGGTGTGTCGTGCTGGGTTCGAGCGGCAGCACAGCCTGCCCAGCTCTGAGTATCTTGGGGCAGACAGAAGCCTCTACCAG ATCCCTCCGCAGCCGCGCCGAGCAGCACCGGCCACACCCCCTCCGCCTGTGAAGCGCCGGGATCGCGAGGCCCTGGTGGCCTCGGGGAGCG GCGGCCGCAACACCACGCCCTCCGGGGGCAGCTCCATGTCCGGCGGCTCCTCAGTCAGCAGCACCTCCCTCGACACGCTCTATACTGGCTCCAGCTCGTCTGAGCCGGGCCCCAGCGGCTCCCCCACGCCCCCGCCTGTGCCCCGCCGCAGTACGCACACCACTGtgtcccagcctcagccccctccctccagggtGCCAGCCCCTGAACCCCCTACGGAGGACGTGGCGGCTGACACCCCCTCAGCCCCTGATGAGCTGGAGGCCTTGGGTGCGCTGAGCCTGGAGACCACGGAGGAGAAGGCAGCCGCTGAGACGGCCGTGCCCAGGACCATCGgggcagagctgatggagctcGTGCGGAGAAACACCGGCCTGAGCCACGAGCTGTGCCGTGTGGCCATTGGCGTCGTGGTGGGTCACATCCAGGCCTCTGTGCCAGCCATCTCGCCCGTCATGGAGCAGGTCCTCCTCTCACTGGTAGAGGGCAAG GACCTGAGCACTGCCCTGCCCTCGGGGCAGGTCTGCCACGACCAGCAGCGGCTGGAGGTGATCTTTGCAGACCTGGCTCGGCGGAAGGACGATGCCCAGCAGCGCAGCTGGGCCCTGTACGAGGACGAGGGTGTCATCCGCTGCTACCTGGAGGAGCTGCTGCACATCCTG acTGATGCAGACCCTGAAGTTTGCAAGAAAATGTGCAAGAGAAACGAGTTCGAGTCTGTCCTGGCCTTGGTGGCCTACTACCAAATG GAGCACCGGGTGTCActgcggctgctgctgctcaaGTGCTTCGGGGCCATGTGCAGCTTGGACGCGGCCATCATCTCCACGCTCGTGTCGTCTGTGCTGCCGGTGGAGCTGGCGCGGGACATGCAGACAGACACGCAGG ACCACCAGAAACTCTGTTACTCGGCCCTCATCCTGGCTATGGTCTTCTCCATGGGGGAGGCAGTGCCCTGCGCGCACTATG AGCACCTGGGCACCCCCTTCGCCCTGTTCCTGCTGAGCATCGTGGAGGACGGGCTGCCCTCGGACACCACGGAGCAGCTGCCGGATCTCTGCATGAACCTGCTCCTGGCGCTCAACCTGCACCTGccag CCCCCGACCAGAACGTCATCATGGCCGCCCTGAGCAAGCACACCAACGTCAAGGTCTTCTCCGAGAAGCTGCTCTTGCTCCTGAACAGAGGGG ATGACCCCGTGCGCATCTTCAAACacgagccgccgccgccgcactCGGTCCTCAAGTTCCTGCAGGACGTGTTCGCCAGCCCCGCCACGGCCTCCATCTTCTACCACACGGACATGATGGCGCTCATCGACATCACCGTGCGCCACATCGCGGACCTGTCGCCCGGAGACAAG CTGCGCATGGAGTACCTGTCCCTGATGCACGCCGTGGTCCGCTCCACACCCTATCTGCAGCACCGCCACCGGCTCCCCGACCTGCAGGCCACACTGCGGCGTATCCTGGCCGAGGAGGACGCCTCACCCCAGTGCCAGATGGACCACATGATTGTGCAAGAGATGTGCAAGGAGTTCCCGGTGCTGGGCGAGGCCCCCAGCTAG